In Verrucomicrobiia bacterium, a single window of DNA contains:
- a CDS encoding discoidin domain-containing protein produces MRTQRHPSRGLTGLASVALLCLGLQAVNSAPERLRNVLSLDGTWQIAEGKMDQVPVSFERTVPVPGLVALATPEFANPPGPKVTERNKINQKDPKRDAFWYRRTFRLDQPLRAVALLKVRKAMFGTRVILNGQVLGDHLPSFTAGCFDAKAALKAGQNELLIRVGADRDAVGPRFPNGFDYEKERYIPGIFDSVELILSGTPHFTQVQAAPDIATGAVRVQAVLRNDGEAVRTVVNFTVREAKSGREAGRLSTESLSIEKGAETTVDVRIPVAGCHLWSPEEPFLYTLEAENGADRFQTRFGMRELRFDPATGHARLNGKPYFMRGSNITLYRFFEDSQCKDLPWRNAWVRLLLQRVKQMHWNSLRCCIGFPPEAWYDAADELGILIQDEFPVWYGGSGWSTWPKELKSGELALEYAEWMRERWNHPCVVVWDASNETASPETGLAIKKVRDLDLSHRPWDNSYSDPMEPGDVFESHPYHFNPNFRLSDLATTDPVPQGNQVHNDGKHAVIINEYGWHWVNRDGTPTTLTRELYRVVLGERATAAQRFHMQATWLAADTEFWRAHRKAAAVLHFTMLGYSRPDGQTCDHWKPGGVEELQWEPEFYRYVRDAFAPVGLMVDFWKDRNICKTQSRVPIILIDDLDRPWGGSVSLRLYKAQEAVSIFEMKQEASVGAFGQATIEFEVTWPKSPGQYVLDAALRGVDGQTVHSVRELETIGPRALGLAYRKPASASSSQAKEYLPANAVDGDTATYWSSTFADPAWLAVDLGELSTISRVRITWERAYSREFEVQVSSDGQNWIGVFTEKNCKGGVSEIKLAPLRARHVRIWCVKRATQWGHAIRELEVFS; encoded by the coding sequence ATGAGAACACAACGGCACCCATCCCGAGGGCTGACCGGCCTGGCCTCCGTGGCCCTCTTATGCCTTGGGTTGCAGGCTGTGAATAGCGCGCCAGAACGGCTGCGCAACGTCCTTTCGCTCGATGGAACCTGGCAGATTGCCGAAGGAAAAATGGACCAGGTTCCCGTCTCCTTTGAACGCACAGTGCCGGTGCCTGGCTTGGTCGCGCTGGCCACCCCGGAGTTTGCCAACCCACCAGGGCCGAAGGTCACCGAGCGGAACAAAATTAACCAGAAAGACCCCAAGCGTGACGCGTTTTGGTACCGGCGCACATTCCGACTCGATCAACCGCTGCGCGCCGTTGCTTTGCTGAAGGTCCGCAAGGCCATGTTCGGCACGCGAGTGATCCTGAATGGCCAAGTGCTTGGTGATCATTTGCCAAGCTTCACCGCGGGCTGTTTCGACGCGAAGGCTGCCTTGAAAGCCGGTCAGAACGAGTTGCTGATCCGGGTCGGGGCGGATCGCGATGCGGTGGGACCACGCTTTCCAAACGGATTCGACTACGAGAAAGAGCGGTACATTCCCGGCATCTTCGATTCCGTGGAGCTGATCCTCTCCGGCACGCCCCACTTCACGCAGGTGCAGGCTGCGCCGGACATCGCCACGGGCGCCGTGCGCGTGCAAGCGGTCCTGCGCAACGATGGGGAGGCGGTACGCACCGTGGTTAATTTCACCGTGCGCGAGGCCAAATCGGGCCGTGAAGCTGGACGCCTGAGCACCGAGTCCTTGAGCATTGAGAAAGGCGCGGAGACAACCGTTGATGTGCGTATTCCCGTCGCTGGCTGCCACCTATGGTCGCCGGAGGAGCCATTCCTCTACACGCTGGAGGCCGAAAACGGCGCTGATCGATTCCAGACCCGCTTCGGGATGCGGGAACTCAGGTTCGATCCTGCAACAGGCCATGCGAGGCTGAATGGCAAACCGTATTTCATGCGCGGGAGTAACATCACGCTTTACCGGTTTTTCGAGGACAGCCAGTGCAAGGACTTGCCCTGGCGCAACGCGTGGGTGCGGCTGCTCCTTCAGCGGGTTAAGCAGATGCACTGGAATAGCCTCCGTTGCTGCATCGGTTTTCCGCCCGAGGCGTGGTATGACGCCGCCGACGAGCTTGGCATCCTCATCCAGGACGAGTTTCCGGTCTGGTATGGCGGTTCGGGCTGGAGCACCTGGCCCAAGGAATTGAAGAGCGGCGAACTGGCCCTCGAATATGCCGAGTGGATGAGAGAGCGGTGGAACCATCCCTGCGTCGTCGTGTGGGACGCCAGCAACGAAACGGCCAGTCCCGAAACGGGCCTGGCCATCAAAAAGGTCCGGGACCTCGACCTGTCTCATCGGCCCTGGGACAATAGTTACTCTGATCCGATGGAGCCAGGCGACGTATTCGAGTCTCATCCCTACCACTTTAATCCTAATTTCCGGCTATCTGACCTGGCTACGACCGACCCTGTCCCCCAAGGCAATCAAGTTCATAACGATGGCAAACACGCCGTCATTATCAATGAATACGGCTGGCATTGGGTCAACCGGGACGGCACACCGACGACTCTAACGCGCGAGCTGTACCGCGTTGTGCTGGGCGAACGGGCCACCGCCGCGCAACGCTTCCATATGCAGGCCACCTGGCTGGCCGCGGACACCGAATTTTGGCGTGCTCATCGTAAAGCGGCCGCAGTGCTTCATTTCACCATGCTGGGTTATTCGAGGCCGGACGGGCAGACCTGCGACCATTGGAAACCGGGCGGCGTCGAGGAGCTCCAATGGGAGCCTGAGTTTTACCGTTACGTACGCGACGCGTTCGCTCCCGTGGGGCTGATGGTGGATTTCTGGAAGGACAGGAACATTTGCAAGACCCAATCGCGCGTGCCGATCATCCTTATCGACGATCTCGACCGGCCTTGGGGCGGCTCTGTCAGTCTGCGGCTCTACAAGGCTCAGGAGGCAGTCTCGATTTTCGAGATGAAGCAGGAAGCAAGTGTTGGAGCTTTCGGCCAGGCGACAATAGAGTTCGAGGTGACTTGGCCCAAATCGCCGGGCCAATATGTGCTCGATGCCGCATTGCGCGGCGTGGATGGTCAAACCGTCCATAGTGTGCGCGAATTGGAGACGATCGGCCCGAGGGCGTTGGGCTTGGCTTATCGCAAACCGGCCTCAGCGTCCTCGAGTCAAGCCAAAGAATACTTGCCGGCCAACGCGGTGGACGGCGATACAGCCACCTACTGGTCTTCGACCTTTGCTGATCCTGCCTGGCTCGCGGTGGACTTGGGCGAGCTTTCCACGATTAGCCGTGTTCGCATCACTTGGGAACGGGCCTACTCGAGGGAATTTGAGGTCCAAGTCTCGTCTGACGGCCAGAACTGGATTGGCGTGTTCACGGAGAAAAACTGCAAAGGCGGTGTCAGCGAAATTAAACTTGCTCCCCTCAGGGCGCGGCATGTCCGCATCTGGTGCGTCAAGCGAGCGACGCAATGGGGCCATGCAATTCGCGAACTTGAGGTCTTCTCATAG
- a CDS encoding phosphomannose isomerase type II C-terminal cupin domain yields MKNHVSKPIPDEKHRVGLVERPWGCFKQYALNQDCTVSLMTVSPGQRLSLQSHTGRAELWIIMDDGARVQVGDAERDYRAGDEIWIAVGEKHRLSCVGAEPVRVLEVAFGNWQQEDITRYSDDYARA; encoded by the coding sequence ATGAAGAACCATGTCTCAAAGCCTATTCCCGACGAAAAACATCGAGTCGGTCTTGTCGAGCGTCCTTGGGGCTGTTTCAAACAATATGCTCTTAACCAGGACTGCACCGTGAGCTTGATGACGGTAAGCCCCGGCCAGCGGCTCAGCCTGCAATCCCACACCGGTCGCGCCGAGTTATGGATTATCATGGACGATGGCGCGCGAGTGCAGGTCGGCGACGCCGAGAGAGATTATCGCGCCGGCGATGAAATCTGGATTGCCGTCGGGGAAAAGCACCGTCTGTCTTGTGTTGGGGCCGAACCGGTGCGCGTCTTGGAGGTAGCCTTTGGCAATTGGCAACAGGAGGACATCACCCGGTACTCGGACGATTACGCAAGGGCCTAA
- a CDS encoding glucose-6-phosphate isomerase family protein, with protein sequence MFNSKQILSSFDPANGTISGLVKVERHLSDLRGCFVDLAAYERTLALGNPVLYSVAAAELGSGPGDLNYAVGLIMPGRVGDEYFMTKGHLHAWREAAEIYIGLSGQGVMLLEDEATGESQMAPLRSNQVVYVPGKTAHRTMNTGQAPLSYLGIYPAKAGHDYDAIASRNFRCVVIEHDGRPIMVERKGVL encoded by the coding sequence ATGTTCAACTCCAAGCAAATCCTTTCCAGCTTTGATCCCGCAAACGGAACGATTTCGGGTTTGGTCAAAGTCGAGCGCCATTTAAGCGACTTGCGGGGCTGCTTCGTTGACCTGGCCGCTTATGAGCGCACGCTGGCGCTGGGCAATCCTGTGCTGTACAGCGTTGCCGCGGCTGAGCTGGGGAGTGGCCCGGGTGATTTGAATTATGCCGTTGGCCTGATTATGCCCGGAAGGGTGGGGGACGAGTACTTCATGACCAAGGGCCACCTGCATGCGTGGCGCGAGGCGGCGGAGATTTATATTGGCCTGAGCGGCCAAGGCGTGATGCTGTTGGAGGATGAGGCCACCGGCGAGAGCCAAATGGCGCCTTTGCGCTCCAACCAAGTGGTGTATGTCCCAGGCAAAACTGCGCATCGCACGATGAATACGGGCCAGGCGCCATTGAGCTATCTGGGCATTTATCCCGCAAAAGCCGGGCATGACTACGATGCGATTGCCAGCAGGAATTTTCGGTGCGTTGTCATCGAGCACGATGGCCGGCCCATCATGGTCGAAAGAAAAGGCGTCTTATGA
- a CDS encoding ROK family protein, which translates to MTVLACDLGGTRLKIGLVRQAQVLAQALKPAKSQQGLRPQLPMLKAVWLRLLEKQNISLANCGGISVAFPSLVDTGSGRVLAEYGKFTDAPHIDLRSWALKELGLPLAIENDARMALIGEWRAGAGRGVDNLAMITLGTGLGTAAIIEGNVLRGKHGQAGVLCGHSTVRYGGRACNCGNIGCAEAEASTAFLLEMASGLRDFEHSSMRNATTLDYELIFKHSASGDECAVALRDHSIQVWSALAVNLIHAYDPEMLILGGGIMASADVILPAVASYVSRHAHTTWGKVRVVASQLGDLAGLVAAEWLVQEQLGLTPERQSDCTLAGAPNHPTRTPQ; encoded by the coding sequence ATGACCGTGCTGGCATGCGATTTGGGCGGAACGCGGTTGAAGATTGGCCTGGTGCGTCAGGCCCAGGTGTTGGCGCAGGCACTGAAGCCGGCGAAGTCGCAGCAGGGCCTGAGGCCGCAACTGCCGATGCTCAAGGCTGTCTGGCTGCGCCTTTTAGAGAAACAGAACATCTCGCTGGCGAATTGCGGCGGCATCAGCGTTGCGTTTCCAAGTCTGGTGGATACGGGCAGTGGCCGCGTGCTGGCCGAATACGGAAAGTTTACCGACGCGCCTCATATAGACCTGCGGTCTTGGGCATTGAAGGAATTGGGGCTGCCATTGGCAATTGAAAACGATGCGCGCATGGCGCTGATCGGCGAATGGCGCGCTGGGGCGGGCCGGGGCGTGGATAATCTGGCGATGATTACCCTTGGAACCGGTCTCGGCACGGCCGCTATAATTGAGGGCAATGTACTCCGAGGAAAACACGGGCAGGCCGGTGTGCTCTGCGGCCATTCGACTGTGCGCTACGGTGGACGCGCCTGCAATTGCGGCAATATCGGCTGCGCGGAGGCCGAAGCCTCCACGGCGTTTCTCCTGGAGATGGCAAGCGGTTTGCGCGATTTCGAGCACAGCTCCATGCGCAATGCCACAACGCTCGATTACGAGTTGATCTTTAAGCACTCCGCCTCTGGCGATGAGTGCGCCGTCGCTTTGCGCGATCACAGCATTCAGGTATGGAGTGCGCTGGCGGTCAATCTTATCCACGCTTACGATCCGGAGATGTTGATCTTGGGCGGCGGCATCATGGCCAGCGCGGATGTCATCCTGCCTGCGGTGGCGAGCTACGTTTCACGCCATGCGCACACCACCTGGGGCAAGGTGCGAGTGGTGGCGTCCCAGTTGGGCGACCTGGCAGGGCTCGTTGCCGCCGAATGGTTGGTCCAAGAGCAATTGGGCCTCACGCCGGAGCGCCAGTCCGACTGTACCCTCGCAGGAGCACCTAACCATCCGACCCGAACGCCTCAGTAA